A single window of Toxotes jaculatrix isolate fToxJac2 chromosome 4, fToxJac2.pri, whole genome shotgun sequence DNA harbors:
- the LOC121180741 gene encoding tumor necrosis factor ligand superfamily member 14-like: MAEGGVGTCPQVFVVDSHSNYATMPSTKKVRWAGASQKFLLLMVGLTMLGLVVQGFFIFSLYKKTEALSLSRSHPFNQNLSNPISSGQQGGTILSQVGSRESNEIHIQPPRLQQVPQKPFAHLMGSSSPVGEDNVVQWLHEGGEAITRNMSYDKGRLLVEKEGYYYLYSKVQVNVAEECLLIQHKVMKDTSAYGKPIELMKSKSFHCRTPKPTSAKSTGGEDLWNSFLAGIFQLQRGDKIFVKLENIQKLHPGLEENFMGAFMIFP, translated from the exons ATGGCAGAGGGCGGCGTGGGTACCTGCCCCCAGGTGTTTGTGGTGGACAGTCATTCAAATTACGCCACCATGCCCAGCACAAAGAAAGTGAGATGGGCAGGAGCAAGCCAAAAGTTTCTACTCCTGATGGTGGGACTGACCATGTTGGGACTTGTTGTGCAAGGGTTTTTCATCTTCAGTCTGTACAAGAAAACAGAG GCCCTTTCCCTCTCTAGATCTCATCCTTTCAACCAGAACCTGTCCAATCCCATATCATCTGGCCAGCAG GGCGGCACCATACTGAGTCAAGTGGGATCTAGAG AGTCCAATGAGATCCACATACAGCCGCCACGCCTGCAGCAGGTTCCACAAAAACCCTTTGCGCACCTGATGG GCTCCAGTAGTCCTGTAGGGGAGGACAATGTGGTGCAGTGGTTACACGAAGGTGGCGAAGCCATCACCCGCAACATGAGCTACGACAAAGGCCGACTGTTGGTTGAGAAGGAAGGTTACTACTACCTCTACTCCAAAGTGCAAGTTAATGTTGCAGAGGAGTGTTTGCTTATCCAGCACAAAGTCATGAAGGACACCAGTGCCTACGGCAAACCTATAGAACTTATGAAATCAAAAAG TTTCCACTGCCGGACCCCAAAACCTACAAGTGCAAAGAGTACAGGTGGGGAAGATCTGTGGAACAGTTTCCTGGCTGGGATTTTCCaactgcagagaggagacaaaatTTTTGTCAAACTGGAGAATATACAGAAGTTGCATCCAGGACTTGAGGAAAACTTCATGGGGGCCTTCATGATATTTCCTTAG
- the tmed1b gene encoding transmembrane emp24 domain-containing protein 1b, with the protein MRRRWLNLDSAVFGNTFTMDLLRRKEGSGGRLLVLAVIFGWCFVSVRSFGQSQDSEFTFLLPAGRSECFFQTAIKNGTMEVEYQVIAGAGMDVDFTILSPEGIRLIIESRRSDGVHVVEPTEEGDYQICFDNSFSRFSEKMVFFEIIIEGQGGDVGGDDEWAGLEEPDGSLLEYKLEDIRESMDSLHRRLERSRQMQTVLRAFEARDRNLLEDNLWRVSFWSCASVLVMLCVALTQVYTVRKLFEDKRRVCT; encoded by the exons ATGCGACGGAGATGGCTGAACTTAGATAGCGCTGTGTTTGGGAATACCTTCACTATGGACCTTCTCCGGAGGAAAGAGGGGAGCGGGGGACGGCTGCTTGTCCTCGCAGTCATTTTCGGGTGGTGCTTCGTGTCTGTGCGCTCTTTCGGACAGAGCCAAGACAGCGAGTTCACGTTTCTGCTTCCAGCCGGAAGATCGGAGTGTTTCTTtcaaacagcaataaaaaacGGCACGATGGAGGTCGAGTATCAG GTGATAGCAGGTGCTGGTATGGATGTTGACTTCACCATCCTCTCTCCAGAAGGCATCCGGCTCATCATCGAGTCTCGACGCTCCGATGGAGTCCATGT GGTGGAGCCTACGGAGGAGGGAGACTACCAAATCTGCTTTGACAACAGCTTCAGCCGCTTCTCAGAGAAGATGGTGTTCTTCGAGATCATCATCGAGGGTCAAGGAGGGGATGTGGGTGGAGACGATGAGTGGGCGGGTTTAGAGGAGCCTGATGGAAGCCTGCTGGAGTACAAGCTGGAAGACATCCGG GAGTCCATGGATTCTCTGCACAGACGCTTGGAGCGCAGCCGGCAGATGCAGACGGTGTTGCGGGCCTTTGAGGCGCGGGACCGGAACCTGCTGGAGGATAACCTTTGGAGGGTCTCATTCTGGTCCTGTGCCAGTGTGCTGGTGATGCTGTGTGTGGCCCTCACTCAG GTCTACACTGTCCGTAAACTCTTTGAGGATAAGCGGAGGGTCTGCACATAG